A genomic stretch from Thermoanaerobaculum aquaticum includes:
- a CDS encoding bifunctional 3,4-dihydroxy-2-butanone-4-phosphate synthase/GTP cyclohydrolase II — MSRQPATDVFATVEEAAEEFRRGRFVIIVDDEERENEGDLAIAAEKVTPEAINFMATHARGLICVSLTEERCNELDLPLMVERNTSPHGTAFCVSVEARGKVTTGISAADRAATVQALIDPKTKPEDLIRPGHMFPLRAKPGGVLKRAGHTEASVDLARIAGLYPAAVICEIMDEDGSMARLPRLVELAREHGLKILTVRDLIAYRLRSERLVELVASPQLPTRFGEFRVYGFRSTVTNEEHLALVMGEISPEEPVLVRVHSQCLTGDVFGSARCDCGAQLEAAMARIAAEGKGVLLYLLQEGRGIGLFNKLKAYQLQDEGLDTVEANHRLGFGADQRDYGVGAQILRELGVRRMRLMTNNPSKYVALSGYGLEIVERIPLEVPPTPHSRKYLRAKKEKLGHILKMV; from the coding sequence GTGAGCCGCCAACCCGCAACCGACGTTTTTGCCACGGTGGAAGAGGCCGCGGAGGAGTTCCGCCGCGGCCGCTTCGTCATCATCGTGGATGACGAGGAGAGGGAAAACGAAGGCGATTTAGCCATTGCCGCGGAAAAGGTGACGCCGGAAGCCATCAACTTCATGGCCACCCACGCCCGGGGGCTCATTTGCGTGAGCCTCACCGAGGAACGGTGCAACGAGCTGGACCTCCCGCTCATGGTGGAGCGCAACACCTCCCCTCACGGCACCGCCTTTTGCGTTTCGGTGGAAGCCCGCGGGAAGGTAACCACCGGCATTTCCGCTGCCGATCGCGCAGCCACCGTGCAGGCCCTCATTGACCCCAAGACCAAACCCGAGGACCTCATTCGCCCAGGGCACATGTTCCCGCTGCGGGCCAAACCGGGAGGGGTGTTAAAGCGCGCCGGCCACACCGAAGCTTCGGTGGACCTGGCCCGCATTGCTGGCCTTTATCCGGCGGCGGTTATTTGCGAAATCATGGACGAAGACGGCAGCATGGCGCGGCTTCCCCGCCTGGTCGAGCTGGCCCGAGAGCACGGCCTCAAGATCCTCACCGTTCGCGACCTCATTGCCTACCGCTTGCGTTCCGAAAGGCTGGTGGAGCTGGTGGCTTCTCCCCAGCTTCCCACGCGTTTTGGGGAATTCCGGGTTTACGGTTTTCGCAGCACGGTCACCAACGAGGAGCACCTGGCTTTGGTGATGGGGGAGATCTCGCCGGAAGAGCCGGTGCTGGTACGCGTGCACTCCCAGTGCCTCACCGGCGACGTTTTTGGGTCGGCCCGCTGCGACTGCGGGGCCCAGCTGGAGGCGGCCATGGCCAGAATTGCCGCCGAAGGCAAGGGGGTGCTCCTGTACCTCCTGCAGGAGGGCCGTGGCATTGGGCTTTTCAACAAGCTCAAAGCCTACCAGCTCCAGGATGAAGGTCTGGACACGGTGGAAGCCAACCACCGCCTGGGCTTTGGAGCCGACCAGCGGGACTACGGGGTGGGTGCGCAAATCCTCCGGGAGCTGGGGGTCCGCAGGATGCGGCTCATGACCAACAACCCGTCCAAGTACGTGGCGCTTTCCGGGTATGGCCTGGAAATCGTGGAACGCATCCCGCTGGAAGTGCCGCCCACACCCCATTCCCGCAAGTACCTGCGGGCTAAAAAAGAAAAGCTCGGCCACATTTTGAAGATGGTTTAA
- a CDS encoding GWxTD domain-containing protein, with translation MSKRLLVTLLVVGLGVCGLQAETLPLVKDILKSPTGYLFTKDEKKALEKLGSEPEVNKFMELFWAKRDPDLNTQVNEFKADFEARVKAADKMFAVGSTPGSLTDRGKVLILLGRPTRASNLPAGAAVQGAQRDTGPYEDRGATEIWVYTKDRLPQGLVKAEEVWAVFIETRVGSNEFILDRTDPRNVAVMKVLADMPEALVKNPKLTEVPRLGLLPGSKAAKPEDLALLDKGEVWPEGALSFVAEGVVSTSLNPVWLYLQLPDAVGPAASVVGRVSKAEGGEVGTFVKDITPLSVSGGRGYEFSIPLDAGNYQLRIALLDAAKNLLVAKTFSFELSGVPETGTVISPFYWGVDVRQEATAHLGDPFNIGGWHVIPRASNAYTSKENLAYFCYILHPTMDENGKADYRVSLAVYKDDKKLNENADQPVNLSQVAPDLWMFGNGLPLSVFRKSGDYVLEVRLRDARANVERTARIPLSITVQ, from the coding sequence ATGAGCAAGCGTTTGTTGGTCACACTTTTGGTGGTAGGTCTGGGTGTCTGCGGGTTGCAGGCCGAGACCCTCCCGTTGGTAAAAGACATCCTTAAGAGCCCCACGGGCTACCTCTTCACCAAGGACGAGAAAAAGGCCCTGGAAAAGCTCGGCAGCGAGCCAGAGGTCAACAAGTTCATGGAGTTGTTCTGGGCCAAGAGGGATCCTGACCTTAACACCCAGGTGAACGAGTTCAAAGCTGATTTTGAGGCCCGGGTCAAGGCTGCGGACAAGATGTTTGCCGTGGGTTCCACCCCGGGAAGCCTCACCGATCGCGGAAAGGTGCTTATCCTGCTGGGCCGTCCCACCCGCGCTTCCAACCTCCCGGCAGGAGCGGCGGTGCAGGGTGCCCAGCGGGATACGGGTCCCTACGAAGATCGGGGGGCCACGGAAATCTGGGTTTACACCAAGGACCGCTTGCCCCAGGGGCTGGTGAAGGCCGAGGAAGTGTGGGCGGTGTTTATCGAAACTCGGGTGGGCAGCAACGAGTTCATCCTGGACCGCACTGACCCGCGAAACGTGGCGGTGATGAAGGTTCTGGCGGACATGCCCGAAGCGCTGGTGAAAAACCCAAAGCTTACGGAAGTGCCCCGCCTGGGTCTCTTACCGGGCTCCAAAGCGGCCAAACCTGAAGATCTGGCTTTGCTCGACAAGGGCGAGGTCTGGCCCGAGGGAGCTTTGAGCTTTGTGGCCGAGGGTGTGGTTTCCACCAGCTTGAACCCGGTTTGGCTGTACCTCCAGCTTCCCGATGCGGTAGGTCCGGCCGCCTCTGTGGTAGGGCGCGTGAGCAAGGCAGAAGGTGGCGAGGTGGGTACCTTTGTGAAGGACATCACCCCTTTATCGGTAAGCGGCGGCCGCGGGTACGAGTTCAGCATCCCCTTGGATGCGGGTAACTACCAGCTGCGAATTGCCCTCCTGGATGCTGCTAAAAACCTCCTGGTGGCCAAAACCTTCAGCTTCGAGCTCTCGGGGGTGCCGGAAACCGGCACGGTGATTTCGCCCTTTTACTGGGGCGTGGATGTGCGCCAGGAAGCCACGGCGCACCTGGGGGATCCCTTTAACATCGGCGGCTGGCACGTCATTCCCCGCGCCAGCAACGCCTACACGTCCAAGGAGAACCTGGCCTACTTCTGCTACATCCTGCATCCGACCATGGACGAGAACGGCAAGGCCGACTATCGCGTGAGCCTGGCGGTTTACAAGGACGACAAGAAGCTCAACGAAAACGCCGATCAGCCGGTGAACCTCTCGCAGGTGGCTCCCGACCTTTGGATGTTTGGCAACGGCCTGCCGCTTTCGGTGTTCCGCAAGAGCGGTGACTATGTTTTGGAGGTCCGTTTGCGGGATGCTCGCGCCAACGTCGAGCGCACAGCTCGCATCCCGCTTTCGATCACGGTGCAGTGA
- a CDS encoding BamA/OMP85 family outer membrane protein encodes MAPAVLVLLAAIPWGQAPVTAVRVVAPGARDPARLTRIFGVQPGDVLNRQALRQGVQALLASREVEDAQVELTPEGDGLALVIHAQVASRVSRLEFSGLPARHKELVAQQLEIKVGAPLHVAHLEQALARASEALKADGYPNASLEPELDFDVKRGTVDVRIVGQLGPPLVLCQLEATGLPWEQAKLWQACDVKPGRRLTLGTREGMRRKLLSALRRAGYWQAEAEGPFLEPKSCGTLARFEVRPGDHFTLALTGDPIPKDALSEALPFVSGEDGFGEGSEEWLAGRLRLALQHRGFLLAQVSVTQEVAPSGRRLVVGVKRGGKLPIVAVRFPGLPEDERLAATLREHVAAAPGQLRRLAGHTVDEDTLAADRDAIRQALQALGYAQARVDGPRLVPEGRGVMLEFPVELGPRFVLGTVNVTGWPEGVPLPPLPLATGQPWSQGAEGDGQSLLADHLINAGYPNASVKASHQCRESTCDVTFEVQPGPRVNIARVVVAALGRTDPAVVERVVGLQAGEPFAPDNVLQAQRRLLSLGVFEKVTVREISGQDFGLQRGLVVEPVEAPSRSLSAGIGWDTEEKLRLSGSWSELNLWGKARTLSFEGRFSARTKRFQINYREPARLGLLGQPTWVAIYRTQETFPTYSLLRRGMWVELGDHLVRPRRFLLRYDYQIIAPDAPEEVLSSLERAKQKLRMASLTPIFEWDTRDDVLSPTRGLLLSLQLQRAFPVFLADASFTKLTAGFSWLKPAGDSVVAVGLRAGVVKPYQGSAATPDNLRVPIAVRFFAGGRVSHRAFATDRLGVPGQTLLCPPSKPNCTTGELEPVGGAAQLLANLEWRVPLSGSLGATVFVDSGNTWAGVSQVALGDLRWGAGLGLRFETPVGPLRLEYGWKLDRLPGESKGELFLAFGNPF; translated from the coding sequence GTGGCGCCGGCGGTACTAGTGCTCTTGGCGGCCATCCCCTGGGGGCAAGCGCCGGTCACCGCGGTGCGGGTGGTGGCTCCCGGAGCCCGCGATCCCGCCCGCTTGACCCGCATTTTTGGTGTGCAACCCGGCGACGTCTTGAACCGGCAAGCGCTTCGCCAGGGTGTGCAGGCCCTTCTGGCCTCGCGGGAGGTGGAAGACGCCCAGGTGGAGCTGACCCCCGAGGGCGACGGGCTGGCCCTGGTGATCCACGCCCAGGTGGCTTCCCGGGTTTCCCGCCTGGAGTTTTCCGGGCTTCCCGCCCGCCACAAGGAGCTGGTGGCACAACAGCTGGAAATTAAGGTAGGGGCTCCCCTTCACGTGGCGCACCTGGAGCAAGCCCTGGCGCGGGCCTCCGAGGCACTGAAAGCTGACGGCTACCCTAATGCCAGCCTGGAGCCGGAGCTGGACTTCGATGTGAAACGGGGCACGGTGGACGTTCGCATCGTCGGCCAGCTGGGTCCGCCGCTGGTGCTTTGCCAGCTGGAAGCCACCGGTTTGCCCTGGGAGCAAGCCAAACTCTGGCAGGCCTGCGATGTCAAGCCGGGGCGCCGGCTTACCCTGGGCACCCGGGAGGGCATGCGGCGCAAGCTTCTAAGCGCCTTGCGTCGGGCGGGGTACTGGCAAGCGGAAGCTGAAGGCCCTTTTCTGGAGCCAAAAAGCTGCGGGACGCTGGCGCGCTTTGAGGTCCGCCCGGGGGATCACTTTACCCTGGCCTTAACCGGTGACCCGATTCCCAAAGACGCGTTGTCCGAGGCGCTGCCTTTCGTTTCCGGGGAGGACGGCTTCGGTGAGGGCTCCGAAGAATGGCTGGCAGGTCGCCTGCGCCTGGCGCTTCAGCATCGTGGCTTCCTGTTGGCGCAGGTGAGCGTGACCCAGGAGGTGGCCCCTTCCGGGCGTCGGCTAGTGGTGGGGGTGAAGCGGGGAGGGAAGCTGCCTATTGTGGCCGTGCGTTTCCCCGGCCTCCCCGAGGATGAGAGATTGGCGGCCACGTTGCGGGAACACGTGGCCGCCGCCCCCGGGCAGCTGCGCAGGCTCGCCGGCCACACCGTGGACGAAGACACCTTAGCCGCCGACCGCGACGCCATCCGCCAGGCGCTGCAGGCCCTGGGCTACGCCCAAGCGCGGGTGGACGGGCCGCGGCTGGTACCCGAAGGGCGGGGCGTGATGCTGGAGTTTCCAGTAGAGCTGGGGCCACGTTTCGTGCTTGGAACCGTGAACGTTACGGGATGGCCGGAAGGGGTGCCTTTGCCGCCTCTGCCTTTAGCCACCGGGCAGCCGTGGAGCCAGGGGGCTGAAGGCGATGGCCAGTCCCTGCTGGCCGATCACCTGATCAACGCCGGCTACCCCAACGCTTCGGTGAAAGCCTCCCACCAGTGCCGGGAGAGCACCTGCGATGTCACCTTCGAGGTGCAGCCGGGACCGCGGGTCAACATCGCCCGGGTGGTGGTGGCTGCCCTGGGGCGCACCGACCCGGCGGTGGTGGAGCGGGTGGTGGGTTTGCAGGCGGGGGAGCCGTTTGCTCCCGACAACGTCCTGCAGGCCCAAAGGCGGCTTTTGAGCTTGGGGGTTTTTGAGAAAGTGACGGTTCGGGAAATCTCCGGCCAGGACTTTGGCCTCCAACGGGGGCTGGTGGTGGAGCCGGTGGAAGCCCCCTCGCGTTCGTTGAGCGCCGGCATCGGCTGGGACACCGAGGAGAAGCTGCGGCTTTCCGGAAGCTGGTCCGAGCTCAACCTCTGGGGCAAAGCGCGGACTCTTTCCTTTGAGGGGCGTTTTTCCGCCCGCACCAAGCGCTTTCAAATCAACTACCGGGAGCCTGCCCGCTTAGGCCTTTTGGGCCAGCCCACCTGGGTGGCCATTTACCGCACCCAGGAAACCTTTCCCACCTACTCCTTGCTGCGGCGGGGGATGTGGGTGGAGCTGGGAGATCACCTGGTACGACCCCGGCGTTTTCTGCTGCGGTACGACTACCAGATCATTGCTCCGGATGCACCGGAGGAAGTGCTTTCAAGCCTGGAGCGCGCCAAGCAAAAGCTCCGCATGGCGTCACTTACGCCAATCTTCGAATGGGACACCCGCGATGATGTCCTTTCGCCCACCCGCGGGCTGCTGCTCTCATTGCAGTTGCAACGGGCGTTTCCGGTGTTTTTGGCGGATGCATCGTTTACCAAGCTCACCGCCGGCTTTTCCTGGCTTAAGCCCGCAGGGGACAGCGTGGTAGCGGTGGGGCTTCGCGCCGGCGTGGTCAAGCCGTACCAGGGAAGCGCGGCCACCCCCGACAACCTGCGGGTCCCCATTGCCGTGCGGTTCTTTGCCGGCGGGCGGGTTTCCCACCGGGCCTTTGCCACCGACCGCCTGGGCGTTCCCGGGCAAACCCTCCTCTGCCCCCCCAGCAAGCCCAACTGCACCACTGGCGAGCTGGAGCCAGTGGGGGGAGCCGCGCAGCTTCTGGCGAACCTGGAGTGGAGGGTGCCGCTTTCGGGATCGCTGGGCGCCACGGTTTTCGTGGACTCCGGCAACACCTGGGCTGGGGTATCCCAGGTAGCCCTGGGGGACCTCCGCTGGGGGGCCGGCCTGGGTTTGCGTTTTGAGACGCCCGTGGGGCCGCTGCGGCTGGAGTACGGTTGGAAGCTGGACCGCTTGCCCGGCGAGTCCAAGGGTGAGCTTTTCCTGGCCTTTGGCAATCCGTTTTAA
- a CDS encoding translocation/assembly module TamB domain-containing protein yields the protein MAGRWWRRAKIGAAAVAILLLALQALVLWLESAKGRAALARLVAEKLANSLRQPVAVGDVRLQLLPLQLSVQNLRVGPESHPAVEIAGAQVNLGSFQLADREIGLNLVQVKGLRVRSQAAFGVSSGGGGTPLRVSVRQLVVQDASLDQLQLAPGFLLSVSDFQLMVSGRPERGFQGAFLRAGAFKLEGTGGQPLSGSLEAWGRVFPGKIELRRLILQASGVNANVSGEVAWTPAVAVRLAGLVMGDLAQVDEFFGIGIGLAGQVQAHSTITVSGDGFAVDAEVASQAVRVVGFEVNELAGRVHVSPDGVEATLDSGRFAGGQVEGSYQLADFGPTFNHRVALRGHGVGIDDFLSFLGIGRGGLAARASVNAELAWEGSQIGQGKGVAVVRLSPAGDGVPAEGQLVVALRGDDALHFEARNLALSGGSVSWQGTLALGSWIPQWSVASPGVPLEAVSSLLAGWVGQPLLPESLSGTAVFDLTISGPFTDLTVAGPVALSPVCLGPIEADALEGEINLSQGALRFSHGKLALGSGTIRFSGELDLKQASPGLRLDYAGRSLPLSRFARWAGLKFPLEGTGAVTGVLSGNLDRPELDAQLKFEGVSVVGLPLGQGEAHATLQHQVLRVEPLTLGGVSGSLEVDFATHRVSVITRVRGLGLEPLSPVLARLLGGQVEAEFVGDFPWEEPAGRFTLESAQGVAGEVTLGSQGLVASLRRPNRWSFSAEVKQEKRSYSGSATLQVDSLSLLLKDLLGSEVPVEGELEAQMRLALGPSGPPSLFGTITKAVLVAEGEKVSLTNPAPFTLQGLHFELPGLDLSGPSAQLFLRGSRQLDGSLSGNISASVPASLVGILWREAAPRGRLEVVGEISGTEAAPRVEGVLRLEGGSLRIPGLPAPVTGIDGVAELAGDVMSLRKVRFAFQGGTGTCSGQLRLWPALELDLALNVSGVRWPLTQGFEPSLDGELRLGGDLSSLQLSGQLSLRRSVYRRDVSLQRLVLEELAAPERAAAGERGLVGFDVRIAIPGTLEVHTPLARVVAQGELRLVGDSSQPGLLGQVELLPGGELELAGVTYEVERASIRFVDANRIRPVVDLQARGLVQNFTVTVGLSGTLDRLVPTLSSDPPLPESDILALVALGVSPTSTGTGAASASAMASSFITEQLTGAVTSRTRTLLALDQLRIDPFVTTEAGTPTARVTMVKQLSPDWSVTVSSNLSSNREEVIQSRWRVGKDLFLEATRDTDGSYSLEVKWRRRY from the coding sequence GTGGCTGGGCGGTGGTGGCGTCGGGCCAAAATTGGCGCGGCGGCGGTGGCGATTTTGCTGCTCGCCCTGCAGGCTTTGGTGCTGTGGCTGGAAAGCGCCAAAGGCCGGGCAGCGCTGGCTCGCCTGGTGGCCGAAAAGCTGGCCAATAGCTTGCGTCAGCCGGTGGCGGTGGGGGATGTTCGCCTGCAGCTTTTGCCCTTGCAGCTTTCGGTGCAGAACTTGCGCGTGGGGCCGGAGTCGCATCCCGCGGTGGAGATCGCTGGGGCTCAGGTCAACCTTGGAAGCTTCCAGCTGGCAGACCGGGAAATTGGGCTGAACCTTGTCCAAGTCAAAGGGTTGCGGGTCCGTTCCCAGGCCGCTTTTGGGGTTTCCTCCGGCGGCGGTGGAACCCCACTGCGGGTGAGCGTGCGGCAGCTGGTGGTGCAAGACGCGAGCTTAGACCAGCTACAGCTCGCCCCGGGTTTTCTGCTTTCGGTGAGCGATTTTCAGCTGATGGTCAGCGGCCGGCCGGAGCGGGGCTTCCAGGGAGCTTTCTTACGGGCCGGAGCCTTCAAGCTGGAAGGCACCGGTGGGCAGCCGCTTTCGGGAAGCCTTGAAGCCTGGGGCAGGGTTTTTCCGGGAAAGATCGAGTTGCGGCGCTTGATTTTGCAGGCTTCCGGGGTGAACGCGAACGTGAGCGGCGAGGTTGCCTGGACGCCGGCGGTGGCCGTTCGGCTGGCGGGGCTGGTGATGGGTGACCTGGCCCAGGTGGACGAGTTTTTCGGCATCGGCATCGGGCTTGCCGGGCAGGTCCAGGCCCACAGCACCATCACGGTGAGCGGTGACGGTTTTGCGGTGGATGCCGAGGTGGCAAGCCAAGCGGTGCGGGTGGTGGGCTTTGAGGTCAACGAGCTAGCGGGCAGAGTTCACGTTTCCCCGGATGGGGTGGAAGCCACGCTGGATTCCGGGCGCTTTGCCGGTGGGCAGGTGGAGGGCTCCTACCAGCTTGCGGATTTCGGTCCCACCTTTAACCACCGGGTTGCTTTACGCGGTCACGGGGTGGGTATTGACGATTTCTTGAGCTTTTTGGGGATTGGGCGAGGGGGCCTTGCGGCTAGGGCCAGCGTCAACGCCGAGCTGGCGTGGGAAGGCTCTCAAATTGGGCAGGGGAAGGGTGTAGCCGTGGTACGGCTTTCCCCGGCGGGGGATGGGGTGCCGGCGGAAGGGCAGCTGGTGGTGGCCTTGCGGGGCGACGACGCCCTGCACTTCGAGGCCAGGAACCTGGCCTTGAGCGGCGGCTCCGTTTCCTGGCAGGGAACTTTGGCGCTGGGCAGCTGGATTCCCCAGTGGTCGGTGGCAAGCCCCGGCGTTCCGCTGGAAGCCGTTTCGAGTTTGCTTGCAGGATGGGTGGGGCAACCGCTCCTGCCGGAAAGCTTGTCGGGTACTGCGGTCTTTGACCTTACGATTTCCGGTCCTTTTACGGATTTGACGGTAGCAGGGCCGGTGGCCCTTTCTCCGGTTTGTCTCGGGCCCATAGAAGCTGATGCCCTGGAGGGGGAAATCAACCTCAGCCAGGGGGCGTTGCGCTTTTCCCATGGCAAGCTGGCTTTGGGCAGCGGCACCATTCGCTTTTCGGGCGAGCTGGATCTCAAGCAGGCATCGCCGGGTTTGAGGCTTGACTACGCCGGGCGTTCGCTGCCGCTTTCGCGGTTTGCCCGGTGGGCCGGGTTGAAGTTTCCCCTGGAAGGGACCGGTGCGGTTACCGGCGTGCTCTCGGGCAACCTGGACCGGCCGGAGCTGGACGCCCAGCTGAAGTTCGAGGGGGTGAGCGTGGTGGGGCTGCCCTTGGGGCAAGGGGAGGCTCACGCCACCCTGCAGCATCAGGTGCTGCGCGTGGAGCCGCTCACGCTGGGTGGCGTTTCCGGCTCTCTGGAGGTGGACTTTGCCACCCACAGGGTTTCCGTGATCACCAGGGTGCGGGGTCTGGGGCTTGAGCCGCTGTCGCCGGTGCTGGCCCGGCTCCTGGGTGGCCAGGTGGAAGCGGAGTTCGTGGGCGATTTTCCCTGGGAGGAACCGGCGGGCCGCTTTACCCTTGAGTCAGCCCAGGGGGTGGCGGGGGAGGTGACGCTGGGGTCCCAGGGGCTGGTGGCCTCCCTGCGGCGGCCCAATCGCTGGAGCTTTTCCGCCGAAGTCAAGCAAGAAAAGCGGTCCTACAGCGGTTCGGCAACGCTGCAGGTGGATTCCCTTTCGCTTTTGCTCAAGGACCTTTTGGGCAGCGAGGTGCCGGTGGAAGGGGAGCTGGAAGCGCAGATGAGGTTGGCCCTGGGTCCTTCGGGCCCACCTTCGCTTTTTGGCACCATCACCAAAGCGGTGCTGGTGGCGGAAGGGGAGAAGGTGTCACTCACGAACCCAGCTCCCTTTACCCTCCAGGGCCTGCACTTTGAGCTTCCGGGCTTGGATCTTTCCGGGCCTTCAGCGCAGCTTTTCCTGCGCGGTTCGCGCCAGCTGGATGGGAGCCTTTCGGGGAACATCTCCGCCAGCGTTCCGGCATCGCTGGTGGGAATTCTGTGGCGGGAAGCCGCCCCCCGGGGCCGCCTGGAGGTTGTGGGGGAAATTTCAGGCACGGAGGCAGCCCCCCGCGTGGAGGGCGTCTTGCGCTTGGAAGGGGGAAGCCTGCGCATCCCCGGCTTGCCGGCGCCGGTGACCGGCATTGACGGGGTGGCGGAGTTGGCCGGGGACGTCATGAGCCTCAGAAAGGTGCGCTTTGCCTTTCAAGGGGGAACCGGCACCTGTTCCGGGCAGCTGCGTCTGTGGCCGGCCCTGGAGCTGGACCTGGCCCTAAACGTTTCGGGGGTGCGCTGGCCGCTGACCCAGGGTTTTGAACCCAGCCTGGACGGTGAGCTGCGTTTAGGCGGTGATTTATCGAGCTTGCAGCTTTCCGGCCAGCTCTCGCTTCGCCGGTCGGTGTACCGCCGGGATGTGAGCCTCCAGCGCCTGGTTTTGGAAGAGCTGGCGGCCCCCGAACGGGCGGCCGCGGGCGAGCGCGGGCTGGTGGGCTTTGATGTGCGCATTGCCATTCCTGGCACGCTGGAGGTTCACACCCCCTTGGCGCGGGTGGTGGCGCAAGGGGAGCTGCGTTTGGTGGGAGATTCGTCCCAGCCGGGGCTTTTGGGGCAGGTGGAGCTGCTTCCCGGTGGCGAACTGGAGCTCGCCGGTGTCACCTACGAGGTGGAGAGGGCCTCCATCCGCTTTGTGGACGCCAACCGCATCCGCCCGGTGGTTGACCTGCAGGCCCGGGGGCTGGTGCAGAACTTCACGGTCACGGTGGGCCTTTCGGGTACGCTGGACCGGCTGGTCCCCACGCTTTCCTCGGACCCTCCGCTGCCGGAAAGCGACATCCTGGCGCTGGTGGCATTAGGGGTTTCGCCCACCTCCACCGGAACCGGTGCCGCGTCGGCCTCTGCCATGGCTTCCTCGTTTATCACCGAGCAACTCACCGGCGCGGTGACCAGCCGCACCCGCACGCTTTTAGCCCTGGATCAGCTGCGCATTGATCCTTTCGTGACCACCGAGGCGGGCACCCCCACCGCCCGGGTGACCATGGTGAAGCAGCTTTCCCCTGATTGGTCGGTGACGGTTTCCTCAAACCTCTCGTCCAACCGCGAGGAGGTCATTCAAAGCCGATGGCGGGTGGGTAAGGACCTGTTCCTGGAGGCCACCCGCGATACCGACGGCTCTTACTCCCTGGAGGTCAAGTGGCGCCGGCGGTACTAG
- a CDS encoding NAD(+)/NADH kinase, whose translation MSAPPLRLPPKKMGLVVKTSSPQAIALGQQVLSRVKEKGVEVVVDAQSAPFLHAEPGPSRAALGREVDAVLVLGGDGTFLSVTRGCPATTPVAGVNLGTLGFLTEHPAERVWQLVDDLLAGNVQCEKRDRLLCRVEGDDSPQEFLVLNDVVIAKATLARILTIDVEVEGEFLSRYRADGLILASPTGSTAYNLSAGGPIVHPELSALIITPICSHTLSNRPLVVPLNFQVAVRVHPGDEDVYLTLDGQYGLPLTDRHVVRVLPEGDPLLVVRPPNASFFAILHDKLKWGDWGS comes from the coding sequence GTGAGCGCCCCTCCGCTCCGTTTACCGCCAAAGAAGATGGGGTTGGTGGTCAAAACCTCCAGCCCCCAGGCCATCGCTCTGGGCCAACAGGTGCTTTCCCGGGTGAAAGAAAAGGGCGTGGAGGTGGTGGTGGACGCCCAAAGCGCCCCGTTTTTGCACGCTGAACCTGGCCCCTCCCGGGCCGCCTTGGGCCGCGAGGTGGACGCGGTTTTGGTGCTGGGTGGTGACGGCACGTTCCTCTCGGTGACCCGCGGCTGCCCGGCTACCACCCCGGTAGCGGGGGTCAACCTGGGGACCCTGGGGTTTTTGACCGAGCATCCGGCGGAACGCGTCTGGCAGCTTGTGGACGATCTGCTGGCCGGCAACGTGCAGTGTGAAAAGCGCGACCGCCTGCTGTGCCGGGTGGAAGGCGACGATTCTCCCCAGGAGTTCCTGGTGCTCAACGACGTGGTGATCGCCAAGGCCACCCTCGCCCGCATTCTGACCATCGATGTGGAGGTGGAAGGGGAGTTCCTTTCGCGCTACCGCGCCGATGGCTTAATCCTTGCCAGCCCTACCGGCTCCACCGCCTACAACCTTTCGGCGGGGGGACCCATCGTCCACCCTGAGCTTTCCGCGCTGATCATTACCCCCATCTGCTCCCATACCCTTTCCAACCGGCCCCTGGTGGTGCCGTTGAACTTCCAGGTGGCGGTGCGGGTGCACCCCGGGGACGAGGACGTGTACTTGACCTTGGATGGGCAGTACGGGCTTCCCTTAACCGATCGCCACGTCGTTCGTGTGCTTCCGGAAGGCGACCCGCTCTTGGTTGTGCGTCCACCCAACGCGAGCTTCTTTGCCATTCTCCACGATAAGCTCAAATGGGGTGACTGGGGGAGCTAG
- a CDS encoding SelT/SelW/SelH family (seleno)protein: protein MNVRITYCVVUNYEPRAARLAAFLKEQLGAKVELVKGSGGVFDVEVDGRRVFSKHHEGRFPEPEEILAKIRG from the coding sequence ATGAACGTTCGCATTACCTACTGCGTGGTTTGAAACTACGAGCCAAGAGCTGCCAGGTTGGCGGCCTTTCTGAAGGAGCAACTGGGGGCCAAGGTGGAGCTGGTGAAAGGCTCGGGCGGTGTTTTTGATGTGGAGGTGGACGGCCGCCGGGTTTTTTCTAAGCACCACGAGGGGCGGTTCCCCGAACCCGAGGAAATCCTCGCTAAAATCCGCGGCTAG